The proteins below come from a single Chryseobacterium bernardetii genomic window:
- a CDS encoding T9SS type A sorting domain-containing protein: protein MKKVYIFLSMLPVGLYAQNFTEIQTGMNNFYFSAADIADVDNNGTLDIAVNGAIDSDGDGSPDATYNEVYRNNGTTLQPYTDLGGDVTHLGDIKFIDFNNDGLMDIISTGLSYLDIVNYKHYRFKNTGVGFVREVELPGKIYGSLEVFDFNHDGWQDYAINGTQFAHGGGFRNTVDFFQNTGSGFNMTENWVDGTQNGSFKVVDLNNDHLLDLVIIGSDINGDPVSRVYINKNGALVHTQALDSLISGKLEVADFNADGFQDIVVAGKDANDDPYLAVMMNDGTGNLVINQIPSEISDVSLSVGDLNNDGYYDFIISGDVNYNAVVKTYLYNPANQNFYEGTATGLYSLGGPGMIQLFDFNNDNHLDVLLGGFDWASPDIPSLTKVFKNNSTEQNIKPTAPTNLNLTKNGSRFNFTWSGATDDKTPVNALRYEIKVGSTPNSQDIARYIVTTPSWFLDLDPAIQNVYWSVRSIDASKVYSNASLQGSLSTRENTDNHEKELLIYPNPASDKVYIKGEKVSEAEIYSIEGRKLDIILNSDQSVDVSHLPKGIYLLKLKIKNEITTKKLSIK from the coding sequence ATGAAAAAAGTTTATATTTTTTTGTCTATGCTGCCTGTAGGTCTATATGCCCAGAACTTTACAGAGATCCAGACCGGAATGAATAATTTTTACTTCTCAGCAGCTGATATTGCTGATGTGGATAATAACGGTACATTGGATATTGCAGTCAATGGAGCAATAGATTCAGATGGAGATGGCAGTCCCGATGCTACCTATAATGAAGTATACCGGAATAATGGAACTACCTTACAACCTTATACCGATCTGGGAGGAGATGTAACCCATCTGGGAGATATTAAATTTATTGATTTTAATAATGATGGTTTAATGGATATTATTTCCACCGGACTAAGCTATTTGGATATTGTGAACTATAAGCATTACAGGTTCAAAAATACAGGAGTTGGTTTTGTAAGAGAAGTTGAGCTTCCCGGAAAGATATATGGTTCATTGGAGGTTTTTGATTTTAATCACGATGGCTGGCAGGATTATGCCATCAATGGAACCCAGTTTGCCCATGGGGGAGGTTTTAGAAATACTGTAGATTTTTTTCAAAACACAGGATCAGGTTTTAACATGACCGAAAACTGGGTAGACGGAACTCAAAACGGAAGTTTTAAAGTAGTGGACCTCAATAACGATCATCTTTTGGATCTTGTTATCATAGGCTCAGATATTAATGGCGATCCGGTATCCAGAGTATATATCAATAAAAATGGAGCGTTGGTTCATACACAGGCTTTGGATTCTTTAATATCCGGAAAGCTGGAAGTTGCAGATTTTAATGCAGATGGCTTTCAGGATATTGTAGTGGCAGGTAAAGATGCTAATGATGATCCTTATCTTGCCGTTATGATGAATGACGGAACAGGAAACCTGGTGATTAATCAGATTCCATCAGAAATTTCTGATGTATCCTTAAGTGTAGGAGATTTGAATAATGACGGTTATTATGATTTTATCATTTCAGGTGATGTAAATTATAATGCAGTGGTGAAAACTTATTTATATAACCCTGCCAATCAGAATTTTTATGAAGGAACAGCAACAGGATTGTACAGCCTGGGAGGTCCTGGAATGATACAGTTGTTTGATTTTAATAATGATAATCATCTGGATGTTTTACTGGGAGGGTTTGATTGGGCCAGTCCGGATATTCCATCTTTAACAAAAGTTTTTAAAAACAATTCTACAGAGCAGAACATAAAACCTACAGCGCCCACTAATTTGAATCTGACTAAAAACGGAAGCCGGTTCAATTTTACCTGGAGTGGAGCCACAGATGATAAAACCCCGGTGAATGCTTTACGTTATGAAATTAAAGTAGGATCTACTCCTAATTCGCAGGATATTGCCAGGTATATTGTAACTACACCTTCATGGTTCCTGGACCTTGATCCGGCTATTCAGAATGTTTACTGGAGTGTAAGATCAATTGATGCTTCAAAGGTTTATTCTAATGCTTCATTACAAGGATCATTATCAACAAGAGAAAATACAGACAATCATGAAAAAGAACTTTTGATTTACCCAAACCCAGCTTCTGATAAGGTATATATTAAAGGAGAGAAAGTTTCGGAAGCTGAAATTTATTCAATAGAAGGAAGAAAACTGGATATAATTTTAAACAGCGATCAGTCGGTTGATGTTTCCCATCTTCCAAAAGGAATATATTTATTAAAACTGAAGATAAAAAACGAAATAACCACCAAAAAACTTAGTATTAAGTAA
- a CDS encoding GlsB/YeaQ/YmgE family stress response membrane protein yields MGIITWILFGLIAGAIAKMIMPGSQGGGWLITIILGILGAFVGGAIGVYVLHWGDVTSFWNPRSWILAIGGALIILWIYGMATRKS; encoded by the coding sequence ATGGGAATTATAACATGGATTTTATTCGGTCTTATTGCAGGTGCAATCGCTAAAATGATCATGCCGGGATCTCAGGGAGGAGGCTGGTTAATCACCATTATCCTTGGAATTTTGGGTGCATTTGTAGGAGGAGCTATAGGTGTTTACGTTCTCCACTGGGGAGATGTTACCTCATTCTGGAATCCGAGAAGCTGGATTCTTGCCATTGGAGGAGCTTTAATTATCCTCTGGATCTACGGAATGGCCACAAGGAAGAGCTAA
- the folK gene encoding 2-amino-4-hydroxy-6-hydroxymethyldihydropteridine diphosphokinase — protein MSQQKVVLLLGSNLGEQKKNIELALQKISEAGNNISQVSEFLMSDPVEFVSSNIFCNIAAIIFTHLSPIQLLDCIKNIEVEMGRINDSKVSGSYTDRIIDIDIIKYNELNFKSERLEIPHKKHLFERDFSRVLLKDFI, from the coding sequence ATGTCGCAGCAAAAGGTAGTTTTGTTACTAGGAAGTAACCTTGGAGAGCAAAAAAAAAATATAGAGCTTGCTTTACAGAAAATAAGTGAGGCAGGAAATAACATTTCACAAGTGAGCGAATTTTTAATGTCTGATCCTGTAGAATTTGTCAGTTCCAATATTTTTTGTAATATTGCAGCAATAATATTCACGCATCTTTCACCAATTCAGCTCCTTGATTGTATTAAAAACATTGAAGTTGAAATGGGAAGAATTAATGATTCAAAAGTATCAGGTAGTTATACAGACAGGATAATCGATATTGACATCATTAAGTATAATGAATTAAATTTTAAATCAGAAAGATTAGAAATCCCTCATAAAAAACATCTTTTTGAAAGGGATTTTTCGAGAGTGTTATTAAAAGATTTTATTTAA
- a CDS encoding VanZ family protein, translated as MVKKLYKTVIIPYTLFLLYLMFLGMGRIQYEDNLITVEPVLSTIKFIQGAMSWKDIVIIVVGNIVMFIPFGFLGWIFPKLRDLKSLVFTFIPAITIVEGLQYFIRMGIFEVDDILLNTFGVYLGWQCSRLIEKRLSC; from the coding sequence ATGGTAAAGAAATTATATAAAACTGTTATTATTCCGTACACGCTGTTTCTGCTTTATCTGATGTTTCTCGGAATGGGCAGAATTCAGTATGAAGATAACCTGATTACAGTGGAACCTGTGCTTTCCACCATTAAATTTATTCAGGGGGCTATGTCTTGGAAGGATATCGTTATTATTGTAGTCGGAAATATTGTGATGTTTATTCCTTTTGGCTTTCTGGGCTGGATTTTTCCCAAGCTGAGAGATCTGAAGTCCTTAGTTTTTACTTTTATTCCGGCCATTACTATTGTGGAAGGGCTTCAGTATTTTATAAGAATGGGAATATTTGAGGTAGATGATATCCTCCTGAATACGTTTGGAGTGTATTTAGGCTGGCAGTGTAGCAGATTGATAGAAAAAAGACTTAGCTGTTGA
- the rpmG gene encoding 50S ribosomal protein L33, producing the protein MAKKGNRVQVILECTEHKESGMPGMSRYISTKNKKNTTERLELKKYNPVLKRSTLHKEIK; encoded by the coding sequence ATGGCAAAAAAAGGAAACAGAGTTCAAGTAATCCTTGAATGTACAGAGCACAAAGAAAGCGGTATGCCAGGAATGTCTAGATACATTTCTACAAAAAATAAAAAGAACACTACAGAAAGATTGGAATTGAAAAAATACAATCCTGTTCTTAAGAGATCTACCCTTCACAAAGAAATCAAGTAA
- the ftsY gene encoding signal recognition particle-docking protein FtsY produces MSWFKNIFKKEEKETLDKGLEKSSQGFFEKMTKAVVGKSKVDDEVLDDLEEVLIASDVGASTTIKIIERIEERVARDKYVGVNELDKILREEISGLLLENPHAGTGNIDTSKKPYVIMVVGVNGVGKTTTIGKLAHQFKSEGKKVVLGAADTFRAAAVDQLTIWSERVDVPIVKQGMGSDPASVAFDTVQSAVAQNADVVIIDTAGRLHNKINLMNELSKIKRVMQKVIPDAPHEILLVLDGSTGQNAFEQAKQFTAATEVNALAVTKLDGTAKGGVVIGISDQFQIPVKYIGVGEKMQDLQLFNGTEFVDSFFKKR; encoded by the coding sequence ATGAGTTGGTTTAAAAATATTTTCAAGAAAGAAGAAAAAGAAACTCTGGACAAAGGGTTGGAAAAATCCAGTCAGGGGTTCTTTGAAAAAATGACGAAGGCCGTAGTCGGTAAAAGTAAAGTAGATGATGAGGTTCTGGATGATCTGGAAGAAGTACTGATTGCATCTGACGTAGGCGCTTCCACTACCATCAAAATCATAGAAAGAATTGAAGAACGTGTGGCCCGCGACAAATATGTTGGGGTAAACGAACTTGATAAAATCCTTCGTGAGGAAATTTCAGGCTTACTGCTTGAAAACCCTCACGCAGGAACAGGAAACATTGATACTTCAAAAAAGCCTTACGTTATTATGGTAGTTGGAGTAAACGGTGTTGGAAAAACAACAACTATTGGAAAACTGGCCCACCAATTCAAATCTGAAGGCAAAAAAGTAGTTCTGGGAGCTGCAGATACCTTCAGGGCAGCTGCAGTTGATCAGCTTACCATATGGAGTGAAAGAGTGGATGTTCCTATTGTAAAACAGGGAATGGGTTCAGATCCTGCTTCTGTAGCTTTTGATACTGTACAGAGTGCTGTAGCTCAAAATGCAGATGTTGTTATTATTGACACTGCAGGAAGACTTCATAACAAAATTAACCTGATGAATGAGCTTTCTAAGATTAAAAGAGTAATGCAAAAGGTAATTCCAGACGCTCCTCATGAAATCTTATTGGTACTTGACGGTTCTACAGGACAAAATGCATTTGAACAGGCGAAACAATTTACAGCAGCAACAGAAGTTAATGCTTTAGCAGTAACAAAGCTGGATGGAACAGCCAAAGGAGGTGTTGTAATCGGTATCTCAGATCAGTTCCAGATTCCGGTGAAATATATAGGTGTAGGTGAAAAAATGCAGGATCTGCAGCTTTTCAATGGTACGGAATTTGTAGACTCATTCTTCAAGAAAAGATGA
- a CDS encoding cytochrome-c peroxidase produces MKKLIYWGVGSIILILLSFTPKVNQNLLDLPDPTIEDIVKSYKKAISEWPKPDIDYGVQWKEFSPIKTDTAFFKNQEQPTVILGKMLFFDPKLSQSNQISCSSCHDPEMGWSDRRHVALGNNHLLGNRNTQSLYNIAERQLFLWDGRAKTLEEQAAGPLGAHHEMAMDVKTLPAKIQVLKGYKPLFKNAYGDEKVTYERIVKAIADFQKTIKSQPSRFDKFLEGKYNALSDEEIYGMHIFRTKARCMNCHSGQYLTDESFHNIGLTYYKRKYEDLGLYNITKKAEDVGKFKTPQLRDLMLTQPWMHNGLFGDLEGVVNMYNSGMHMIDPSPEAKQKDPLYPVTDPLLKPLKLTKEEKKALVSFLEALSGTKYKMRRPEFPVE; encoded by the coding sequence ATGAAAAAACTAATATATTGGGGAGTGGGAAGTATTATCTTGATTTTATTGAGCTTTACCCCTAAAGTCAATCAGAATTTACTGGATCTTCCGGATCCTACCATTGAAGATATTGTGAAGAGCTATAAAAAAGCAATTTCAGAATGGCCTAAACCGGATATTGATTACGGGGTACAATGGAAAGAATTTTCCCCCATTAAAACAGATACAGCATTTTTTAAAAATCAGGAGCAACCAACTGTTATTCTTGGGAAAATGTTATTCTTCGATCCTAAATTATCGCAATCCAATCAGATTTCATGCAGCTCATGTCATGACCCTGAAATGGGCTGGTCAGACCGAAGGCACGTTGCATTAGGGAACAATCATCTTCTTGGAAACAGAAACACACAATCTCTTTATAATATTGCAGAAAGACAGTTATTCCTTTGGGATGGAAGGGCAAAAACACTTGAAGAACAGGCCGCGGGCCCTCTTGGTGCTCACCACGAAATGGCGATGGATGTTAAAACATTGCCTGCAAAAATTCAGGTACTGAAAGGATACAAGCCTCTTTTCAAGAATGCTTATGGAGATGAGAAAGTAACCTACGAAAGAATTGTAAAGGCAATCGCAGATTTTCAGAAAACCATTAAAAGCCAGCCAAGCCGTTTTGATAAATTTCTGGAAGGAAAATACAATGCCTTATCTGATGAAGAAATCTATGGCATGCATATTTTCAGAACAAAAGCCCGCTGTATGAACTGCCACAGCGGACAATACCTTACAGATGAATCTTTTCACAATATTGGATTAACCTACTATAAAAGAAAATACGAAGATCTTGGATTGTATAATATCACCAAAAAAGCTGAAGATGTAGGAAAATTCAAAACACCACAGCTAAGAGACCTGATGCTTACCCAACCATGGATGCATAACGGGCTGTTTGGAGATCTGGAAGGTGTGGTCAATATGTACAACAGTGGAATGCATATGATAGATCCATCTCCTGAAGCCAAGCAGAAAGATCCGCTTTATCCTGTAACAGACCCTCTTTTAAAACCATTAAAACTTACAAAAGAAGAAAAAAAAGCATTGGTTTCTTTCCTTGAAGCGCTTTCAGGAACAAAATATAAAATGAGGCGACCGGAATTCCCGGTAGAATAA
- the sppA gene encoding signal peptide peptidase SppA has protein sequence MRSFFKNVLANIVAIIILCAVFFVFFIMMLVFSSMGSDKSVAVKKNSVLTINLKTNIIDSPTEEQMDLFGLGGQNKHILLYDVLEAINKAKTDDNIKGISIETDDMNAGLTQIDDLRNAIEDFKKSGKFVYAYGNGVSQSAYYLGSVADQYYLHPAGGIELKGLSTEVTFFKDFADKYGIGIEVIRHGKFKSAVEPFLRNDISPENKEQLSTLLNDLWKNASYKMAASRKIDTAQFRTVVDSLYGMIPEQGLKYKLADKLIQKSEYDDMLKAKLNVKDKEKLNKVSLTNYINSFADEDKSGEKVAVLYASGSINNGDEYSDIHSEKYVKYIKKLQDDDKVKAVVFRINSPGGSANASDEILFELQKLKKKKPLVVSFGDYAASGGYYIAMAADKIYSEPNTLTGSIGVFGVMPYYKDIANKNGIRADIVATNANSMYYSGLNGVTPYGVNMMTRSVEGTYKRFVHFVTQNRKKTFEQIDNVGGGRVWSGVRAKEIGLVDELGTLNDAVKFAAQKAGVKSYYVESYPKKMTPFEQIFKDLNEEEVSARIIKNKIGKSNYEILQQITDKKLQSEVKMEMPYQIRINN, from the coding sequence ATGAGAAGTTTCTTTAAAAATGTTTTGGCAAATATAGTAGCAATAATCATACTTTGCGCTGTATTTTTCGTCTTTTTTATTATGATGCTTGTGTTCAGTTCTATGGGAAGTGACAAGTCTGTAGCGGTTAAAAAGAATTCCGTTCTAACGATTAATTTAAAGACTAACATAATAGACAGCCCTACAGAAGAACAGATGGATCTGTTTGGGCTAGGTGGCCAGAATAAACATATCCTTTTGTATGATGTACTTGAGGCCATTAATAAAGCTAAAACCGATGATAATATTAAAGGGATCAGCATTGAGACGGATGACATGAATGCGGGGCTTACCCAAATTGATGATCTTAGAAATGCTATTGAAGATTTCAAGAAAAGCGGAAAATTTGTGTATGCATACGGAAATGGCGTTTCTCAATCTGCTTATTATCTTGGATCAGTAGCAGATCAGTATTATCTTCATCCTGCAGGAGGCATAGAATTGAAAGGCCTTTCTACCGAAGTTACATTCTTTAAAGATTTTGCAGATAAATATGGTATCGGAATTGAAGTAATCCGCCATGGTAAATTTAAATCTGCAGTGGAGCCTTTCTTAAGAAATGATATTTCTCCGGAGAATAAAGAGCAGTTAAGTACCCTTTTGAATGACCTTTGGAAAAATGCGTCTTATAAAATGGCTGCTTCAAGAAAAATTGACACGGCACAGTTCAGAACAGTTGTCGACAGCTTGTATGGAATGATTCCAGAGCAGGGATTAAAATATAAACTGGCAGATAAGCTTATTCAAAAATCTGAATATGATGATATGCTTAAAGCCAAATTAAATGTAAAGGATAAAGAAAAACTGAATAAAGTTTCTTTAACAAACTATATTAATTCTTTTGCTGATGAAGACAAGTCAGGAGAAAAGGTCGCCGTATTATATGCTTCAGGATCTATTAACAATGGAGACGAATACAGTGATATTCATTCGGAGAAGTATGTTAAATACATTAAAAAACTTCAGGATGATGATAAAGTGAAAGCGGTTGTATTCAGAATCAATTCTCCTGGGGGAAGCGCTAATGCTTCAGATGAAATTTTATTTGAATTGCAGAAACTGAAAAAGAAAAAGCCTTTAGTTGTTTCTTTTGGTGATTATGCGGCTTCAGGCGGTTATTATATAGCAATGGCAGCAGATAAGATTTATTCAGAGCCCAATACACTTACCGGTTCTATCGGTGTATTCGGGGTGATGCCTTATTATAAAGATATTGCCAATAAAAATGGTATCCGCGCAGATATTGTAGCTACGAATGCTAATTCAATGTATTATTCAGGCTTAAATGGTGTAACACCTTATGGAGTAAATATGATGACAAGAAGTGTAGAAGGAACTTATAAAAGATTTGTACATTTTGTTACCCAAAATAGAAAGAAAACATTTGAACAGATTGATAATGTTGGTGGCGGTAGAGTATGGAGTGGTGTTCGTGCGAAAGAAATCGGATTGGTAGATGAACTGGGAACTCTTAACGATGCCGTGAAGTTTGCAGCGCAGAAGGCAGGTGTAAAATCTTACTATGTAGAATCTTATCCAAAGAAAATGACTCCGTTCGAGCAGATCTTTAAAGACCTTAATGAGGAAGAAGTGTCTGCAAGAATTATCAAAAATAAAATTGGGAAGTCTAATTATGAAATCCTGCAACAAATTACAGACAAAAAGTTACAGTCTGAGGTTAAAATGGAAATGCCTTACCAGATCAGAATTAACAACTAA
- the proC gene encoding pyrroline-5-carboxylate reductase encodes MKIAILGAGNMGLSFSKSFLKYELIKPENLHLITRSQTKISKIAEEFPKSKTSTFEEVTELDADLIIIAVKPQDFQTVAQNFRFTLKENQMVLSIMAGINIEKIQKSLNHPLVVRAMPNSPTLLGMGITGYTAADGISFSQLINIERLLNSTGRSVYLEDENLLDGVTALSGSGPAYFYYIIDAMIKAGMEMGIEENLSKLFVKQTMLGAYHLINNSEKNLEELIKDVASKGGTTEAALKTFEENNFKEILKQGILNAEKRAKELNS; translated from the coding sequence ATGAAAATAGCTATTTTGGGAGCTGGAAATATGGGATTATCTTTTTCAAAATCATTTTTGAAATATGAACTGATTAAACCGGAAAATCTTCATCTGATTACACGAAGCCAGACTAAAATCTCCAAAATAGCGGAAGAATTTCCCAAATCAAAAACTTCCACTTTTGAAGAAGTTACAGAACTGGATGCGGACCTTATTATCATTGCTGTAAAACCACAGGATTTCCAGACGGTTGCCCAGAATTTCAGATTTACTTTAAAAGAAAACCAGATGGTTTTATCCATTATGGCAGGGATTAATATTGAGAAAATTCAAAAGTCATTAAACCATCCATTGGTTGTAAGAGCCATGCCTAACTCTCCTACCCTTTTGGGAATGGGAATCACAGGTTACACTGCTGCAGATGGCATCTCTTTTAGCCAACTTATCAACATTGAAAGACTTTTAAACAGTACCGGAAGATCTGTTTATCTGGAAGATGAAAATCTTTTGGATGGTGTTACAGCTCTTTCCGGAAGCGGACCTGCTTATTTCTACTATATTATTGATGCTATGATTAAAGCAGGAATGGAGATGGGAATTGAAGAGAACCTATCCAAACTGTTCGTAAAACAGACCATGTTGGGAGCTTATCATCTTATTAACAATTCTGAAAAGAACCTAGAGGAGCTTATTAAAGACGTAGCTTCCAAAGGCGGGACAACAGAAGCGGCTTTGAAAACCTTTGAAGAAAACAATTTCAAGGAAATCTTAAAACAAGGAATTTTAAATGCAGAAAAAAGAGCAAAAGAACTCAACAGCTAA
- a CDS encoding DUF4295 family protein — translation MAKKVVATLQTGSKKMTKVVKMVKSSKSGAYVFEEKVMNADEVDGFLKK, via the coding sequence ATGGCAAAGAAAGTAGTAGCAACCCTACAAACCGGGTCTAAAAAAATGACCAAAGTGGTGAAAATGGTGAAGTCTTCTAAATCAGGAGCTTACGTTTTCGAAGAAAAAGTAATGAATGCTGATGAAGTAGATGGTTTTTTGAAAAAATAA
- the lnt gene encoding apolipoprotein N-acyltransferase — MKYVLLTLISAMLLSVSWPTYGVPFFIFFALVPLLMMEHGISKFSDYKRKNWMIFGLSYLCFVIWNIVTTGWLYGSKNPDGSHSLMAVVFPVLVNSLLYSLVFQCYHWYKNAQGTYWGLGFFIAIWMSFEKFHLGWELTWPWLNLGNVFSDYPKLVQWYDTLGATGGSFWILLINVLIFYTIRTWEAGRKRKDLIKNSSIIAALIAIPMIISVIKYNSFNEKPLGQVNVLMLQPDLDPYAEKYSKDSLTIEQDLLALAEKNSTTKIDYYIAPETALPGRGSISETGIEKSLLLNNVKDFLSKHPGSVFATGISSHRLFFNPAALPKEAYEINQGVWVASYNTAVQLAPQQKTQVYHKGKLVPGVEIFPYMNVLKPILGDAMLNLGGTVASLGTDKERMAFSNPYNKGKMAPIICYESIYGEFVTDYVKKGANFLGIMTNDSWWGVTEGHKQLLSYARLRAIETRREIARAANSGISAHINAKGEVVADTFYGDQTALFSKINLYDGMTFYSRAGDLLSRFSMFALGFLLFYYLITWFQAKTKKA; from the coding sequence ATGAAATACGTTCTGCTAACACTTATTTCAGCAATGCTGCTGTCGGTCTCTTGGCCTACTTATGGAGTTCCCTTTTTTATCTTTTTTGCCCTCGTTCCTCTTCTGATGATGGAACATGGAATTTCAAAATTTTCAGATTATAAAAGAAAAAACTGGATGATCTTCGGTTTATCATACCTTTGCTTTGTGATCTGGAATATTGTCACTACAGGATGGCTGTATGGCTCTAAAAACCCGGATGGCAGTCATTCTTTAATGGCGGTAGTATTTCCGGTGCTTGTGAATTCACTTTTATACTCTTTGGTTTTCCAATGTTACCATTGGTATAAAAATGCCCAGGGAACCTATTGGGGATTAGGGTTTTTTATTGCCATCTGGATGAGTTTTGAAAAATTCCACTTAGGATGGGAACTTACCTGGCCATGGCTGAACTTAGGAAACGTGTTTTCAGATTATCCGAAACTGGTTCAATGGTATGATACCTTAGGGGCAACTGGCGGAAGCTTCTGGATCCTGTTAATCAACGTTCTTATTTTCTACACCATAAGAACCTGGGAAGCAGGAAGAAAAAGAAAAGACCTGATCAAAAACTCATCTATTATAGCGGCTTTAATCGCTATTCCGATGATTATTTCTGTCATTAAGTATAACAGTTTTAATGAAAAACCATTGGGACAGGTAAATGTACTGATGCTACAGCCCGATCTGGATCCTTATGCTGAAAAATATTCAAAAGACAGCTTAACCATTGAGCAGGATCTCCTGGCTCTGGCTGAAAAAAACTCAACTACAAAAATAGATTATTATATTGCTCCGGAAACAGCTCTGCCTGGCAGAGGCTCCATTTCTGAAACCGGGATTGAAAAAAGTTTACTATTAAACAATGTAAAAGACTTTTTATCTAAACATCCTGGTTCTGTTTTTGCAACAGGAATTTCATCCCACCGTTTATTTTTTAATCCTGCTGCCTTGCCTAAGGAAGCATATGAAATTAATCAGGGAGTTTGGGTAGCAAGCTACAACACAGCTGTTCAGCTTGCACCACAGCAGAAAACCCAGGTCTACCACAAAGGGAAACTCGTTCCCGGTGTTGAGATCTTCCCTTATATGAACGTTTTAAAACCAATTTTAGGAGATGCTATGCTGAATTTAGGAGGAACTGTTGCCTCTTTAGGAACAGATAAAGAAAGAATGGCCTTTTCCAACCCTTACAACAAAGGAAAAATGGCCCCTATTATCTGCTACGAAAGTATTTATGGTGAATTTGTTACAGATTATGTGAAAAAAGGCGCCAACTTCCTTGGTATTATGACCAACGATTCCTGGTGGGGCGTTACTGAAGGACACAAACAGCTTTTATCTTATGCAAGACTAAGAGCCATTGAAACCAGAAGAGAAATTGCCCGTGCTGCCAACAGTGGAATTTCAGCACATATCAACGCTAAAGGAGAAGTGGTAGCAGATACTTTCTATGGAGATCAAACTGCATTATTTTCAAAAATTAATCTTTATGATGGAATGACATTCTACTCCAGAGCCGGAGACCTTCTTTCCAGATTCTCAATGTTCGCTTTAGGATTTTTATTATTCTATTATCTGATTACATGGTTTCAGGCAAAAACAAAGAAAGCATAG
- the rpmB gene encoding 50S ribosomal protein L28 — translation MSRICQITGKRAMVGNNVSHANNKTKRRFEINLLEKKFYLPEQDKHVTLKVSAHGLRVINKIGIEEAIERATRNGLIKKN, via the coding sequence ATGTCAAGAATTTGCCAAATAACAGGAAAGCGTGCAATGGTTGGTAACAACGTTTCTCACGCTAATAACAAAACGAAGCGTCGTTTTGAAATTAACTTATTAGAGAAGAAATTTTACCTTCCAGAGCAAGATAAGCACGTAACACTGAAAGTATCAGCTCATGGATTGAGAGTGATTAACAAGATTGGAATCGAGGAAGCTATTGAAAGAGCTACAAGAAACGGATTGATTAAAAAGAATTAA
- a CDS encoding RidA family protein — protein sequence MKKIVVLICTVIFQFSFSQKTMDPIEYKSSPKVFSIPGLSQSVSIDCGTSRMILLSGQVPLDPKGSLVGNNVEEQTHQVFKNIENILREYGGTGKDIVKLGIFITDISKTPDFRKVRDQYINLQNPPVSSLIEVNRLFRNDVLIEVEATAVIKNKR from the coding sequence ATGAAGAAGATTGTTGTTCTAATATGTACAGTTATTTTCCAATTTTCATTCAGCCAGAAAACAATGGATCCTATAGAATATAAAAGTTCACCAAAAGTTTTCAGTATTCCGGGATTATCACAATCAGTAAGTATTGATTGCGGTACTTCTAGGATGATTTTACTATCTGGTCAGGTTCCCTTGGATCCAAAGGGAAGCCTGGTGGGAAACAATGTGGAGGAACAGACGCATCAGGTATTCAAAAACATTGAAAATATTCTGAGGGAGTATGGAGGTACAGGGAAAGATATCGTCAAGCTGGGAATCTTCATCACAGATATATCAAAGACCCCGGATTTCAGAAAAGTAAGGGATCAGTATATTAACCTTCAGAACCCGCCTGTAAGCAGCCTTATAGAGGTGAACAGGCTTTTCAGGAATGATGTGCTGATAGAAGTGGAAGCCACAGCAGTGATTAAAAACAAAAGATAA